CAAAGCACCAGGAAAAGCACGTGCGTGAAGTCGGCATCATTTTGGGCAAACACATGGCCCTCCATCTCCACCCACTGGGCATCAAGGGCCGCATAATCGCCGACCCGGCCGGCCGTCGGCAAGGGCTCGGGCATGGCGTTGGCCTCCAGCACCGTTGCTTTGAGTCTGCTGCCGTCCAACCCCTCGGCCGGGATTATTTGTCCTTCGAGACGAACGCGCTGCCCGCTGCGAATCGGGAGCGTTTCGCCCCGCATGGGCAGATAGGCCGTCCCCCCGGCACCCTGCCCCCAGATGAGTTTCCAGGCGGGATCATAGTAATAGACCGTCAGCTCCATGTCCAAGGCGTGGAGCCGGTCCCGCTCCGCGGCGGGCACGCTCCAAAATTCTCCGGCAGTCCGGATAACCGGTTCTGGCTGCGCGAACAGCGGCCCGGCGAGCAGCAAGCCGAGCAAGCAGAAACGCGCAGGCAGAAGCCGCGGCATCCGTAAGGAGAGAGCCGGAATCTGAACTAAAAGGGGCAAGAGGTGATGTCGGACGGTGTCCTGACTCCAACTAATCGACTGGCCGGGAGTGACACTTAAATCTACAGCCATGAAATCCTCTTCCACGCAAAATTCAACGGAACAGCACCGGCCATTCTAGGGAATTGCGGCCCTAGAACGGACCTAAAAATGCCCTCGCCGGCGGGTGTGCGGGAAGCGGTCTTCCGGGGTTGAAACCGATAATCCAGCCGAACTTGCCCCGCACACGGACCCGGGACCGTGAATCTGCCGGGGCAGACCACGATTGCCATAACCCGCAAAGCATGCTCAGTCGGCGACCTCCATGATCGAAGTCGAGAACCTCACGCGCGTCTTCCGCACCTACAAGAAACAGCCGGGCTTCTGGGGCGGCGTGAAGGGCCTGTTCAAGCGGGAATTTGAGGAAACCCGCGCCGCCGACGGTGTCAGCTTCTCGATCAAGGAGGGCGAGTTTGTCGGCTTCCTCGGCCCCAACGGCGCGGGCAAGACCACCACGCTGAAAATGCTTTCCGGGCTGATTTACCCGACCAGCGGCACGGCGCGTGTGGCGGGCTTCGACCCCTCCAGGCGCGAGAACGCCTACCGCCGGCTCTTCGCGCTCGTGCTCGGCCAGAAGAACCAGCTGTGGTGGGACCTCCCCGCGCAGGAATCGTTCACCCTGCTTCGCGCGATCTACGGCCTGCCGCCCGACCAGTTCAAGGCCACGCTCGACGAGCTCGTCACCCTGCTCAATGTCGGCCACAAGCTCAACGTGCAGGTCCGCGAGCTGTCGCTCGGCGAGCGCATGAAGATGGAGCTCATCGCCGCCCTGCTCCACCGCCCGCGCGTGCTCTTCCTCGACGAGCCCACCATCGGCCTCGACGTCGTGTCGCAGAAGGCCGTGCGCGAGTTCCTGCGCGACTACAACCGCAAGCACCGCACGACCATCCTGCTCACGAGCCACTACATGGCCGACATCTCCTCGCTGTGCGAGCGCGTGATCGTGATCGACCACGGCAAGAAGATCTACGACGGCGACCTCGACCGCATCGCCGGCGCCGGCAGCGGCAAACGCATCGTGAAGTTCAAGCCCCGCGACGGCGCCTTCCCCGCCGACTGGAAACCCCTCCACGGCGAGGCCAAGGTCTGCGAGGACGGCGAGATCCTGCTCCACGTGCCCAGCGACAAGGTCACCGCCGTGTGCTCGCAGATCCTCGGCGGCGGCGCCGTGGACGACATCACCATCCAGGACGTGCCGCTCGAGGACATCATCAGCGAGCTGTTTACCCGGCAGCAGGGCGCCGCCCGCTGAACGCGGCGGCCAAATCCGGGCCGAATCCGGCACAGACCAAGCTTCGGATTGCCAAACGCGCGGGCACTGTCCAGCCTGCGTGACGCCCATGTCCGACACCGCTTCGCCTGTCCTGCCCGCCCCTGCCAAGGTTCGCCCCAAGGTGCTGGTCGTCGATGACGAGCTCGGCCCGCGCGAGAGCATCAGTTACCTCCTCCAGGAGGAGTTCGAGGTCGTGGCCGTGGACCGCGTGGACCACGGCCTGGAGCAGATCAAGCAGGGCAACTTCGCCTGTGTGATCATGGACATCCGCATGCCGCAGAAAAACGGCATCCAGGGCCTCGAGGCCATGCGCAAGATCGATCCCGAGGTCTCGATCATCATGATGACCGGTTACGGCGCCCTCGCGACGGCGCAAGCCGCCATCAGCCTCGGCGCAAACGAGTATCTCAAGAAACCCTTCGACGTGGACGTGCTGCAACAGGCGGTGCGCCGGCATGTCGCCGAGGGCATCGAGCGCAAGAAGCGCACCGGCATGCTCAGCCAGCTCGAGAGCATGTATGAGTCGGTGATGACCGAGCAGAAAAAGCAGCAGCTTTCCTCCGGTTTCAGCCAGGCCGCCGCCGCCATGGTGCACGACATCTGCAACCCGCTCGTCGTATCCATCGGCTACACCAACATGCTCCTCGACGAGGTGCGCCAGCTGCCGCCCGCCGGCCGCGCCGGCGAACGCATTCTGCAATACGCCGAGACCCTCGAGAAGTGCGCCTCGTTCTGCCTGCACCTGGCCGAGTCCTGGCGCCAGACCACCCGCCACGCCAACGAAGTGGACACGGTGGACCTTTA
The DNA window shown above is from Oleiharenicola lentus and carries:
- a CDS encoding ABC transporter ATP-binding protein gives rise to the protein MIEVENLTRVFRTYKKQPGFWGGVKGLFKREFEETRAADGVSFSIKEGEFVGFLGPNGAGKTTTLKMLSGLIYPTSGTARVAGFDPSRRENAYRRLFALVLGQKNQLWWDLPAQESFTLLRAIYGLPPDQFKATLDELVTLLNVGHKLNVQVRELSLGERMKMELIAALLHRPRVLFLDEPTIGLDVVSQKAVREFLRDYNRKHRTTILLTSHYMADISSLCERVIVIDHGKKIYDGDLDRIAGAGSGKRIVKFKPRDGAFPADWKPLHGEAKVCEDGEILLHVPSDKVTAVCSQILGGGAVDDITIQDVPLEDIISELFTRQQGAAR
- a CDS encoding ATP-binding response regulator, whose amino-acid sequence is MSDTASPVLPAPAKVRPKVLVVDDELGPRESISYLLQEEFEVVAVDRVDHGLEQIKQGNFACVIMDIRMPQKNGIQGLEAMRKIDPEVSIIMMTGYGALATAQAAISLGANEYLKKPFDVDVLQQAVRRHVAEGIERKKRTGMLSQLESMYESVMTEQKKQQLSSGFSQAAAAMVHDICNPLVVSIGYTNMLLDEVRQLPPAGRAGERILQYAETLEKCASFCLHLAESWRQTTRHANEVDTVDLYETAVETKGVLFFGTNRIEVTGSRGGIINGIRFELVRLLQNLIKNALEAGASQVTVSVERRDRSVILAIADNGSGLPPAVMESILKKPIESTKAHGTGLGMTICRHIVSVHRGEMKVGPRPGGGTVFTVTFPEATTTA